A genome region from Erigeron canadensis isolate Cc75 chromosome 3, C_canadensis_v1, whole genome shotgun sequence includes the following:
- the LOC122590676 gene encoding ABC transporter C family member 3-like isoform X4, translated as MNDHQQPLLTTDNSRPLTEAAAGINPRYGIFSLVTFSWLTPLVVTGHKKALDLEEDVPHLYGVDSVKGSFPVFKNYLETPNHNRLLTTFGLVKALIHTTWKDILLTAFLAVLYTLASYVGPYLIDAFVQFLNGNRHSKLDGYLFVFIFFLAKLVESVSQRHWFFNLQKGGIRARAALVAIIYQKGLALSTHSKIRHSSGEITNLIAIDAERVNDFAWYIHDIWLAILQVGLALAILYRNLGIASLAALVAIGIILLANIPLGSLQEKFQDQLMTSKDTRMKTTSELLTAMRILKLQGWEMKFLSKIFELRSLETKWLKMFLCTSTTIISICWVAPTFIAAVTFVTCMVLGTPLEPGKLLSAIATFKLLQQPIYNLPDTVSMISQVKVSLDRITSYLNLDDLDSNLVETFQRSSSNVAIRITNGSFSWSGEPTLSDINIQIFHGMKVAVCGTVASGKSSLLSCVLGEVPKVSGSVYISGTKAYVAQSPWIQSGKIEENILFGKDMDRVRYDKVLDACALKKDLEILPFGDQTVIGERGINLSGGQKQRLQIARALYQDADNYLFDDPFSAVDAHTGSHLFKECLLEFLESKTVIYVTHQVEFLPMADLILVLKSGRIVQAGNYNDILNSGSAFMELVGAHNEALSIIDSIETSSKSENTKVIEKGMVDVESNDTKGTKTQIIQKEEREKGSVGFSIYCKYITSAFGGALVPCILLAAIIFEVVQVASTYWLAWASPVSEDMVPPVKGSTLIVVYVGLAIGSTFCIFGRAMCLTTAGYKTANLLFHEMHLCIFRAPMSFFDATPSGRILNRVSTDQSAVDLTIPNSIGAFAFALVQLLAVIALMCQISWQVFLVFIPIITICIWLQQYHISSARELARLVGVHKAPIIQHFSETVSGLTTIRSSNQQQRFQDTNMKLIDAYSRPKFHSAAAIEWLSFRVQMLSLVIFAFCLVFLLIIPNETFDPTIAGLVVTYGLNLNNLQASMIWKLCNMENSIISVERILQYTSIPSEAPLVESKRPNDLWPSHGEVDIHDLQVPRRELWEGQVVVNQHLCRHYFELLNQAGEKFS; from the exons ATGAATGATCATCAACAACCGCTCTTAACAACAGATAATTCCAGACCTTTAACGGAAGCAGCAGCAGGAATAAACCCCCGTTATGGCATCTTTAGTCTAGTCACATTCTCTTGGTTGACCCCGTTAGTTGTCACTGGACACAAGAAAGCATTAGACCTCGAGGAGGATGTGCCTCACCTTTATGGCGTCGATAGTGTCAAAGGGTCCTTCCCCGTATTTAAGAATTACTTGGAAACCCCCAATCACAACCGCCTTCTTACAACTTTCGGCCTTGTCAAGGCTTTGATCCACACCACATGGAAAGACATCCTACTCACAGCATTTCTTGCTGTTCTATACACCCTTGCTTCTTATGTTGGTCCTTATCTCATTGATGCATTTGTTCAATTCCTCAACGGAAATCGCCATTCTAAACTTGATGGTTATCTTTTCGTTTTTATCTTCTTTCTTGCCAAACTTGTGGAATCTGTGTCACAAAGACATTGGTTCTTTAACTTGCAAAAAGGTGGAATTCGGGCTCGGGCAGCTCTTGTTGCCATCATTTACCAAAAAGGTTTGGCCCTCTCAACCCACTCAAAAATCAGGCACTCTAGTGGTGAGATCACTAATCTCATAGCCATTGATGCTGAAAGGGTGAATGATTTTGCTTGGTACATACACGATATATGGCTAGCAATCTTGCAGGTTGGCTTGGCCTTAGCAATTTTATATCGGAATCTTGGGATCGCTTCACTTGCTGCATTAGTAGCCATTGGTATCATACTGTTGGCTAATATTCCTCTAGGGAGTTTACAGGAGAAGTTTCAAGACCAGTTAATGACATCAAAGGATACCAGGATGAAAACAACATCTGAACTTTTGACTGCCATGAGAATCCTCAAACTTCAGGGCTGGGAGATGAAATTTTTGTCCAAGATTTTTGAGCTTAGAAGTCTTGAAACAAAATGGTTGAAAATGTTCTTGTGTACTTCCACCACAATCATATCTATATGTTGGGTTGCCCCAACTTTCATAGCCGCAGTCACTTTTGTGACATGTATGGTTTTAGGGACCCCTCTCGAACCTGGGAAGCTATTGTCCGCAATTGCAACATTTAAACTACTTCAACAACCGATTTACAATCTCCCTGATACGGTATCAATGATCTCACAGGTGAAAGTCTCATTAGATCGTATCACATCATATCTCAATCTGGATGACTTAGATTCTAATCTTGTAGAGACGTTCCAACGAAGTAGTTCTAATGTTGCAATCAGAATAACCAATGGAAGCTTTTCATGGTCTGGTGAACCAACATTGAGtgatataaacatacaaatttttcatGGTATGAAAGTCGCAGTTTGTGGTACAGTCGCGTCAGGAAAATCGAGTTTACTTTCATGTGTTCTTGGGGAAGTGCCTAAAGTATCAGGAAGTGTATATATCAGTGGTACAAAAGCTTATGTTGCTCAGTCTCCATGGATACAGAGTGGGAAGATTGAAGAGAACATCTTATTTGGTAAAGACATGGATAGAGTAAGGTATGATAAGGTTCTAGATGCCTGTGCCCTCAAGAAAGACTTGGAAATTCTTCCTTTCGGTGATCAAACAGTTATAGGCGAGCGGGGAATCAATTTGAGCGGTGGTCAGAAACAGAGGTTACAGATTGCACGCGCTTTATATCAAGATGCTGATAATTATCTATTTGATGATCCGTTCAGTGCAGTTGATGCTCATACAGGAAGCCATCTCTTTAAA GAATGTCTACTGGAATTTCTAGAGTCAAAAACAGTTATTTATGTCACCCACCAAGTAGAGTTCCTCCCCATGGCCGATCTTATCCTG GTCTTAAAAAGTGGAAGGATCGTACAAGCTGGAAATTATAATGACATTCTCAATTCCGGAAGTGCGTTTATGGAACTTGTTGGTGCACATAATGAAGCTTTATCAATAATTGATTCCATAGAGACGAGTTCCAAATCTGAAAATACAAAAGTTATTGAAAAGGGCATGGTTGATGTTGAATCCAATGATACAAAAGGGACGAAAACCCAGATTATTCAGAAAGAAGAACGAGAAAAAGGAAGTGTTGGTTTTTCTATCTACTGCAAATACATTACAAGTGCTTTCGGTGGTGCTCTTGTGCCTTGCATATTACTGGCAGCAATCATTTTCGAGGTAGTTCAAGTTGCAAGTACTTACTGGTTGGCTTGGGCTTCACCAGTATCAGAAGACATGGTGCCTCCAGTTAAAGGATCTACACTCATAGTCGTTTATGTAGGTTTAGCAATCGGAAGCACTTTCTGCATATTTGGTAGAGCAATGTGTCTTACAACAGCTGGTTATAAGACGGCCAATCTACTATTCCACGAAATGCATTTATGCATATTTCGTGCTCCTATGTCTTTCTTTGATGCTACCCCAAGCGGACGCATCCTAAATAGA GTATCCACAGATCAAAGTGCAGTGGATTTGACAATTCCAAATTCAATTGGCGCTTTTGCATTCGCACTAGTACAGCTTCTAGCTGTCATCGCTCTCATGTGTCAGATCTCATGGCAGGTGTTCCTGGTTTTCATTCCCATTATTACTATTTGCATATGGTTACAG CAATATCATATCTCTTCAGCAAGAGAGTTAGCACGACTAGTTGGTGTACACAAAGCTCCCATAATACAACATTTTTCAGAAACTGTGTCGGGTTTAACAACCATAAGGAGCTCCAACCAACAACAGAGATTTCAAGATACAAATATGAAATTGATTGATGCATATTCCCGACCAAAGTTTCACAGTGCCGCTGCTATAGAATGGCTATCATTCAGGGTGCAAATGCTGTCGTTGGTCATATTTGCTTTTTGCTTAGTTTTCTTACTGATTATCCCAAATGAGACCTTTGATCCAA CTATCGCGGGATTGGTGGTAACATACGGGCTTAATTTGAACAACCTACAAGCTTCAATGATATGGAAATTATGCAACATGGAGAACAGCATTATATCTGTTGAAAGAATACTTCAATACACATCAATCCCCAGTGAGGCGCCTCTTGTAGAATCAAAGAGGCCAAACGACCTATGGCCGTCACATGGAGAAGTAGATATCCATGACCTTCAG GTACCAAGACGGGAATTGTGGGAAGGACAGGTAGTGGTAAATCAACACTTATGCAGACACTATTTCGAATTGTTGAACCAAGCAGGGGAGAAATTTTCATAG
- the LOC122590676 gene encoding ABC transporter C family member 3-like isoform X3 — translation MNDHQQPLLTTDNSRPLTEAAAGINPRYGIFSLVTFSWLTPLVVTGHKKALDLEEDVPHLYGVDSVKGSFPVFKNYLETPNHNRLLTTFGLVKALIHTTWKDILLTAFLAVLYTLASYVGPYLIDAFVQFLNGNRHSKLDGYLFVFIFFLAKLVESVSQRHWFFNLQKGGIRARAALVAIIYQKGLALSTHSKIRHSSGEITNLIAIDAERVNDFAWYIHDIWLAILQVGLALAILYRNLGIASLAALVAIGIILLANIPLGSLQEKFQDQLMTSKDTRMKTTSELLTAMRILKLQGWEMKFLSKIFELRSLETKWLKMFLCTSTTIISICWVAPTFIAAVTFVTCMVLGTPLEPGKLLSAIATFKLLQQPIYNLPDTVSMISQVKVSLDRITSYLNLDDLDSNLVETFQRSSSNVAIRITNGSFSWSGEPTLSDINIQIFHGMKVAVCGTVASGKSSLLSCVLGEVPKVSGSVYISGTKAYVAQSPWIQSGKIEENILFGKDMDRVRYDKVLDACALKKDLEILPFGDQTVIGERGINLSGGQKQRLQIARALYQDADNYLFDDPFSAVDAHTGSHLFKECLLEFLESKTVIYVTHQVEFLPMADLILVLKSGRIVQAGNYNDILNSGSAFMELVGAHNEALSIIDSIETSSKSENTKVIEKGMVDVESNDTKGTKTQIIQKEEREKGSVGFSIYCKYITSAFGGALVPCILLAAIIFEVVQVASTYWLAWASPVSEDMVPPVKGSTLIVVYVGLAIGSTFCIFGRAMCLTTAGYKTANLLFHEMHLCIFRAPMSFFDATPSGRILNRVSTDQSAVDLTIPNSIGAFAFALVQLLAVIALMCQISWQVFLVFIPIITICIWLQQYHISSARELARLVGVHKAPIIQHFSETVSGLTTIRSSNQQQRFQDTNMKLIDAYSRPKFHSAAAIEWLSFRVQMLSLVIFAFCLVFLLIIPNETFDPTIAGLVVTYGLNLNNLQASMIWKLCNMENSIISVERILQYTSIPSEAPLVESKRPNDLWPSHGEVDIHDLQVRYAPHMPLVLRGLTCTFHGGTKTGIVGRTGSGKSTLMQTLFRIVEPSRGEIFIDEINISSIGLHDLRSRLSIIPQDPTMFQGSVRSNLDPLEQYTEEEIWEISVSWGMRLGRKKENLIR, via the exons ATGAATGATCATCAACAACCGCTCTTAACAACAGATAATTCCAGACCTTTAACGGAAGCAGCAGCAGGAATAAACCCCCGTTATGGCATCTTTAGTCTAGTCACATTCTCTTGGTTGACCCCGTTAGTTGTCACTGGACACAAGAAAGCATTAGACCTCGAGGAGGATGTGCCTCACCTTTATGGCGTCGATAGTGTCAAAGGGTCCTTCCCCGTATTTAAGAATTACTTGGAAACCCCCAATCACAACCGCCTTCTTACAACTTTCGGCCTTGTCAAGGCTTTGATCCACACCACATGGAAAGACATCCTACTCACAGCATTTCTTGCTGTTCTATACACCCTTGCTTCTTATGTTGGTCCTTATCTCATTGATGCATTTGTTCAATTCCTCAACGGAAATCGCCATTCTAAACTTGATGGTTATCTTTTCGTTTTTATCTTCTTTCTTGCCAAACTTGTGGAATCTGTGTCACAAAGACATTGGTTCTTTAACTTGCAAAAAGGTGGAATTCGGGCTCGGGCAGCTCTTGTTGCCATCATTTACCAAAAAGGTTTGGCCCTCTCAACCCACTCAAAAATCAGGCACTCTAGTGGTGAGATCACTAATCTCATAGCCATTGATGCTGAAAGGGTGAATGATTTTGCTTGGTACATACACGATATATGGCTAGCAATCTTGCAGGTTGGCTTGGCCTTAGCAATTTTATATCGGAATCTTGGGATCGCTTCACTTGCTGCATTAGTAGCCATTGGTATCATACTGTTGGCTAATATTCCTCTAGGGAGTTTACAGGAGAAGTTTCAAGACCAGTTAATGACATCAAAGGATACCAGGATGAAAACAACATCTGAACTTTTGACTGCCATGAGAATCCTCAAACTTCAGGGCTGGGAGATGAAATTTTTGTCCAAGATTTTTGAGCTTAGAAGTCTTGAAACAAAATGGTTGAAAATGTTCTTGTGTACTTCCACCACAATCATATCTATATGTTGGGTTGCCCCAACTTTCATAGCCGCAGTCACTTTTGTGACATGTATGGTTTTAGGGACCCCTCTCGAACCTGGGAAGCTATTGTCCGCAATTGCAACATTTAAACTACTTCAACAACCGATTTACAATCTCCCTGATACGGTATCAATGATCTCACAGGTGAAAGTCTCATTAGATCGTATCACATCATATCTCAATCTGGATGACTTAGATTCTAATCTTGTAGAGACGTTCCAACGAAGTAGTTCTAATGTTGCAATCAGAATAACCAATGGAAGCTTTTCATGGTCTGGTGAACCAACATTGAGtgatataaacatacaaatttttcatGGTATGAAAGTCGCAGTTTGTGGTACAGTCGCGTCAGGAAAATCGAGTTTACTTTCATGTGTTCTTGGGGAAGTGCCTAAAGTATCAGGAAGTGTATATATCAGTGGTACAAAAGCTTATGTTGCTCAGTCTCCATGGATACAGAGTGGGAAGATTGAAGAGAACATCTTATTTGGTAAAGACATGGATAGAGTAAGGTATGATAAGGTTCTAGATGCCTGTGCCCTCAAGAAAGACTTGGAAATTCTTCCTTTCGGTGATCAAACAGTTATAGGCGAGCGGGGAATCAATTTGAGCGGTGGTCAGAAACAGAGGTTACAGATTGCACGCGCTTTATATCAAGATGCTGATAATTATCTATTTGATGATCCGTTCAGTGCAGTTGATGCTCATACAGGAAGCCATCTCTTTAAA GAATGTCTACTGGAATTTCTAGAGTCAAAAACAGTTATTTATGTCACCCACCAAGTAGAGTTCCTCCCCATGGCCGATCTTATCCTG GTCTTAAAAAGTGGAAGGATCGTACAAGCTGGAAATTATAATGACATTCTCAATTCCGGAAGTGCGTTTATGGAACTTGTTGGTGCACATAATGAAGCTTTATCAATAATTGATTCCATAGAGACGAGTTCCAAATCTGAAAATACAAAAGTTATTGAAAAGGGCATGGTTGATGTTGAATCCAATGATACAAAAGGGACGAAAACCCAGATTATTCAGAAAGAAGAACGAGAAAAAGGAAGTGTTGGTTTTTCTATCTACTGCAAATACATTACAAGTGCTTTCGGTGGTGCTCTTGTGCCTTGCATATTACTGGCAGCAATCATTTTCGAGGTAGTTCAAGTTGCAAGTACTTACTGGTTGGCTTGGGCTTCACCAGTATCAGAAGACATGGTGCCTCCAGTTAAAGGATCTACACTCATAGTCGTTTATGTAGGTTTAGCAATCGGAAGCACTTTCTGCATATTTGGTAGAGCAATGTGTCTTACAACAGCTGGTTATAAGACGGCCAATCTACTATTCCACGAAATGCATTTATGCATATTTCGTGCTCCTATGTCTTTCTTTGATGCTACCCCAAGCGGACGCATCCTAAATAGA GTATCCACAGATCAAAGTGCAGTGGATTTGACAATTCCAAATTCAATTGGCGCTTTTGCATTCGCACTAGTACAGCTTCTAGCTGTCATCGCTCTCATGTGTCAGATCTCATGGCAGGTGTTCCTGGTTTTCATTCCCATTATTACTATTTGCATATGGTTACAG CAATATCATATCTCTTCAGCAAGAGAGTTAGCACGACTAGTTGGTGTACACAAAGCTCCCATAATACAACATTTTTCAGAAACTGTGTCGGGTTTAACAACCATAAGGAGCTCCAACCAACAACAGAGATTTCAAGATACAAATATGAAATTGATTGATGCATATTCCCGACCAAAGTTTCACAGTGCCGCTGCTATAGAATGGCTATCATTCAGGGTGCAAATGCTGTCGTTGGTCATATTTGCTTTTTGCTTAGTTTTCTTACTGATTATCCCAAATGAGACCTTTGATCCAA CTATCGCGGGATTGGTGGTAACATACGGGCTTAATTTGAACAACCTACAAGCTTCAATGATATGGAAATTATGCAACATGGAGAACAGCATTATATCTGTTGAAAGAATACTTCAATACACATCAATCCCCAGTGAGGCGCCTCTTGTAGAATCAAAGAGGCCAAACGACCTATGGCCGTCACATGGAGAAGTAGATATCCATGACCTTCAG GTACGTTATGCCCCACACATGCCCCTTGTGTTAAGAGGACTTACATGCACTTTTCATGGAGGTACCAAGACGGGAATTGTGGGAAGGACAGGTAGTGGTAAATCAACACTTATGCAGACACTATTTCGAATTGTTGAACCAAGCAGGGGAGAAATTTTCATAGATGAGATTAATATATCATCAATTGGGCTTCATGATTTACGGTCAAGATTGAGCATAATCCCTCAAGATCCAACCATGTTCCAAGGGAGTGTTAGAAGCAATCTTGATCCGCTTGAACAGTATACTGAAGAAGAGATTTGGGAG ATAAGTGTCAGCTGGGGGATGAGGTTAGGACGAAAGAAGGAAAACTTGATTCGGTAG
- the LOC122590676 gene encoding ABC transporter C family member 3-like isoform X6 has protein sequence MNDHQQPLLTTDNSRPLTEAAAGINPRYGIFSLVTFSWLTPLVVTGHKKALDLEEDVPHLYGVDSVKGSFPVFKNYLETPNHNRLLTTFGLVKALIHTTWKDILLTAFLAVLYTLASYVGPYLIDAFVQFLNGNRHSKLDGYLFVFIFFLAKLVESVSQRHWFFNLQKGGIRARAALVAIIYQKGLALSTHSKIRHSSGEITNLIAIDAERVNDFAWYIHDIWLAILQVGLALAILYRNLGIASLAALVAIGIILLANIPLGSLQEKFQDQLMTSKDTRMKTTSELLTAMRILKLQGWEMKFLSKIFELRSLETKWLKMFLCTSTTIISICWVAPTFIAAVTFVTCMVLGTPLEPGKLLSAIATFKLLQQPIYNLPDTVSMISQVKVSLDRITSYLNLDDLDSNLVETFQRSSSNVAIRITNGSFSWSGEPTLSDINIQIFHGMKVAVCGTVASGKSSLLSCVLGEVPKVSGSVYISGTKAYVAQSPWIQSGKIEENILFGKDMDRVRYDKVLDACALKKDLEILPFGDQTVIGERGINLSGGQKQRLQIARALYQDADNYLFDDPFSAVDAHTGSHLFKECLLEFLESKTVIYVTHQVEFLPMADLILVLKSGRIVQAGNYNDILNSGSAFMELVGAHNEALSIIDSIETSSKSENTKVIEKGMVDVESNDTKGTKTQIIQKEEREKGSVGFSIYCKYITSAFGGALVPCILLAAIIFEVVQVASTYWLAWASPVSEDMVPPVKGSTLIVVYVGLAIGSTFCIFGRAMCLTTAGYKTANLLFHEMHLCIFRAPMSFFDATPSGRILNRVSTDQSAVDLTIPNSIGAFAFALVQLLAVIALMCQISWQVFLVFIPIITICIWLQQES, from the exons ATGAATGATCATCAACAACCGCTCTTAACAACAGATAATTCCAGACCTTTAACGGAAGCAGCAGCAGGAATAAACCCCCGTTATGGCATCTTTAGTCTAGTCACATTCTCTTGGTTGACCCCGTTAGTTGTCACTGGACACAAGAAAGCATTAGACCTCGAGGAGGATGTGCCTCACCTTTATGGCGTCGATAGTGTCAAAGGGTCCTTCCCCGTATTTAAGAATTACTTGGAAACCCCCAATCACAACCGCCTTCTTACAACTTTCGGCCTTGTCAAGGCTTTGATCCACACCACATGGAAAGACATCCTACTCACAGCATTTCTTGCTGTTCTATACACCCTTGCTTCTTATGTTGGTCCTTATCTCATTGATGCATTTGTTCAATTCCTCAACGGAAATCGCCATTCTAAACTTGATGGTTATCTTTTCGTTTTTATCTTCTTTCTTGCCAAACTTGTGGAATCTGTGTCACAAAGACATTGGTTCTTTAACTTGCAAAAAGGTGGAATTCGGGCTCGGGCAGCTCTTGTTGCCATCATTTACCAAAAAGGTTTGGCCCTCTCAACCCACTCAAAAATCAGGCACTCTAGTGGTGAGATCACTAATCTCATAGCCATTGATGCTGAAAGGGTGAATGATTTTGCTTGGTACATACACGATATATGGCTAGCAATCTTGCAGGTTGGCTTGGCCTTAGCAATTTTATATCGGAATCTTGGGATCGCTTCACTTGCTGCATTAGTAGCCATTGGTATCATACTGTTGGCTAATATTCCTCTAGGGAGTTTACAGGAGAAGTTTCAAGACCAGTTAATGACATCAAAGGATACCAGGATGAAAACAACATCTGAACTTTTGACTGCCATGAGAATCCTCAAACTTCAGGGCTGGGAGATGAAATTTTTGTCCAAGATTTTTGAGCTTAGAAGTCTTGAAACAAAATGGTTGAAAATGTTCTTGTGTACTTCCACCACAATCATATCTATATGTTGGGTTGCCCCAACTTTCATAGCCGCAGTCACTTTTGTGACATGTATGGTTTTAGGGACCCCTCTCGAACCTGGGAAGCTATTGTCCGCAATTGCAACATTTAAACTACTTCAACAACCGATTTACAATCTCCCTGATACGGTATCAATGATCTCACAGGTGAAAGTCTCATTAGATCGTATCACATCATATCTCAATCTGGATGACTTAGATTCTAATCTTGTAGAGACGTTCCAACGAAGTAGTTCTAATGTTGCAATCAGAATAACCAATGGAAGCTTTTCATGGTCTGGTGAACCAACATTGAGtgatataaacatacaaatttttcatGGTATGAAAGTCGCAGTTTGTGGTACAGTCGCGTCAGGAAAATCGAGTTTACTTTCATGTGTTCTTGGGGAAGTGCCTAAAGTATCAGGAAGTGTATATATCAGTGGTACAAAAGCTTATGTTGCTCAGTCTCCATGGATACAGAGTGGGAAGATTGAAGAGAACATCTTATTTGGTAAAGACATGGATAGAGTAAGGTATGATAAGGTTCTAGATGCCTGTGCCCTCAAGAAAGACTTGGAAATTCTTCCTTTCGGTGATCAAACAGTTATAGGCGAGCGGGGAATCAATTTGAGCGGTGGTCAGAAACAGAGGTTACAGATTGCACGCGCTTTATATCAAGATGCTGATAATTATCTATTTGATGATCCGTTCAGTGCAGTTGATGCTCATACAGGAAGCCATCTCTTTAAA GAATGTCTACTGGAATTTCTAGAGTCAAAAACAGTTATTTATGTCACCCACCAAGTAGAGTTCCTCCCCATGGCCGATCTTATCCTG GTCTTAAAAAGTGGAAGGATCGTACAAGCTGGAAATTATAATGACATTCTCAATTCCGGAAGTGCGTTTATGGAACTTGTTGGTGCACATAATGAAGCTTTATCAATAATTGATTCCATAGAGACGAGTTCCAAATCTGAAAATACAAAAGTTATTGAAAAGGGCATGGTTGATGTTGAATCCAATGATACAAAAGGGACGAAAACCCAGATTATTCAGAAAGAAGAACGAGAAAAAGGAAGTGTTGGTTTTTCTATCTACTGCAAATACATTACAAGTGCTTTCGGTGGTGCTCTTGTGCCTTGCATATTACTGGCAGCAATCATTTTCGAGGTAGTTCAAGTTGCAAGTACTTACTGGTTGGCTTGGGCTTCACCAGTATCAGAAGACATGGTGCCTCCAGTTAAAGGATCTACACTCATAGTCGTTTATGTAGGTTTAGCAATCGGAAGCACTTTCTGCATATTTGGTAGAGCAATGTGTCTTACAACAGCTGGTTATAAGACGGCCAATCTACTATTCCACGAAATGCATTTATGCATATTTCGTGCTCCTATGTCTTTCTTTGATGCTACCCCAAGCGGACGCATCCTAAATAGA GTATCCACAGATCAAAGTGCAGTGGATTTGACAATTCCAAATTCAATTGGCGCTTTTGCATTCGCACTAGTACAGCTTCTAGCTGTCATCGCTCTCATGTGTCAGATCTCATGGCAGGTGTTCCTGGTTTTCATTCCCATTATTACTATTTGCATATGGTTACAG CAAGAGAGTTAG